One genomic window of Caldivirga maquilingensis IC-167 includes the following:
- a CDS encoding cobyrinate a,c-diamide synthase translates to MMPTGRALLIASDRSGSGKTTVTSIIAAALSSKLKVRAFKVGPDYIDPGYHKVATELPSINLDLWLMGEEKLKETFCRYMRGVDLGLIEGVMGLYDGVEVGSSTFHVAKLLSLPVILVIDCSNISYTAGAIVKGLRDYGPVNVVGVIFNNVASSNHYNACKSSLPKDVVSLGYIPYDAGLIINERHLGLVTVEDYGNKVKGIIKRGVELINGKINLDLIYDLAEPVNCEHVNEQEDYGNKLGVAAVAYDNAFLFYYRASLDLLSSIFDLRFFSPINNEVVNNASFIYIGGGYPELHLRELEAARDTASWLRKAAYDGVPILAECGGLMYLSKYIRDDREYSMVGLFDIGIAAKDRLTIGYTELESIVDNPLVPAGLRIRGHEFHVSRAEYSNERYVFRNIRGRGIMNSYDGVLLNNALGLYTHTYLPSIPGVRDRIINIGKHLR, encoded by the coding sequence ATGATGCCCACTGGCAGGGCGTTATTAATAGCATCGGATAGGAGTGGATCAGGAAAGACCACGGTTACATCAATAATAGCAGCAGCATTATCAAGTAAACTTAAGGTTAGGGCGTTTAAGGTTGGGCCAGATTACATTGATCCAGGTTACCATAAAGTAGCCACTGAATTACCCTCAATTAACCTTGATTTATGGTTAATGGGTGAGGAGAAGCTTAAAGAAACCTTCTGCAGATACATGAGGGGGGTTGATTTAGGGTTGATTGAGGGTGTAATGGGATTATATGATGGTGTTGAGGTTGGGTCGAGTACATTTCATGTTGCTAAATTACTCTCATTACCAGTTATCCTAGTAATAGACTGCTCCAACATATCCTATACAGCCGGGGCAATTGTTAAGGGTTTAAGGGATTATGGACCTGTTAACGTGGTTGGGGTCATCTTCAATAATGTGGCTTCAAGCAACCACTATAACGCATGTAAATCCTCACTACCCAAGGATGTAGTGAGCTTGGGTTACATACCATATGATGCAGGGTTAATCATTAATGAGAGGCATTTAGGCCTTGTGACCGTGGAGGATTACGGTAATAAGGTTAAAGGGATTATTAAACGCGGCGTTGAGTTAATTAATGGGAAAATTAACCTTGATTTAATATATGATTTAGCTGAACCAGTTAACTGTGAACATGTTAATGAACAGGAGGATTACGGTAATAAACTTGGGGTTGCTGCAGTAGCCTACGATAACGCCTTCCTATTCTACTATAGGGCATCCCTTGATTTACTCTCAAGTATATTTGACTTAAGGTTCTTTAGTCCAATAAATAATGAAGTAGTTAATAATGCATCATTCATATACATTGGTGGTGGATACCCTGAACTGCATTTAAGGGAACTTGAGGCAGCTAGGGATACTGCCTCATGGTTAAGGAAGGCTGCATATGATGGTGTACCTATTTTAGCTGAGTGCGGTGGTTTAATGTACTTATCAAAGTACATTAGGGATGATAGGGAGTACAGTATGGTTGGCTTATTTGACATTGGTATTGCCGCTAAGGATAGATTAACAATTGGATATACTGAACTTGAGAGCATTGTAGATAATCCACTAGTGCCCGCTGGTCTAAGGATTAGGGGTCATGAGTTCCATGTTTCACGCGCAGAATACTCTAATGAAAGGTACGTGTTTAGGAATATTAGGGGTAGAGGAATAATGAATAGTTACGATGGGGTCTTGTTAAATAATGCACTAGGCCTATACACCCACACGTACTTACCATCAATACCAGGCGTGAGGGATAGGATAATTAATATTGGGAAGCACTTGAGGTAA
- a CDS encoding shikimate dehydrogenase family protein — MHVFGLIGYPLNYTLSPQIHNYVFKRLRIDAAYVPLRVASKRLLHFIEFSRDALSGFNVTIPHKVAVAKLIDELNDDADTIKSVNTVVNSNQKLIGYNTDYVAVEESLIERGYKGEEALLIGAGGAARAVVLALSKTGCRAIKVLNRSRERAVELCGLANGLGLDCSVVDIGGNYGKPHVIINATPLSSEEYWLLNLGELGTMLLLDMAYKPNTETDLIKRARELGIQVIDGVEILVRQALAADKLWLGDFNEPSASEVIKYIKGINPS; from the coding sequence ATGCATGTATTTGGCTTAATAGGTTATCCACTGAACTATACCCTATCACCTCAGATTCATAACTACGTCTTCAAGAGACTAAGAATTGATGCAGCGTATGTACCATTAAGGGTAGCGTCGAAGAGATTACTACACTTCATTGAGTTCTCAAGGGATGCCTTAAGCGGATTCAACGTAACTATACCGCATAAGGTTGCAGTGGCTAAACTAATTGATGAACTTAATGATGATGCAGACACTATTAAGAGCGTGAACACTGTTGTTAACAGTAACCAGAAATTAATAGGCTATAATACCGACTATGTGGCTGTTGAGGAATCTTTAATTGAAAGAGGATATAAGGGTGAGGAAGCATTACTAATTGGTGCTGGGGGAGCTGCTAGGGCTGTGGTTCTGGCTTTATCGAAAACTGGGTGCAGGGCAATTAAAGTACTTAATAGAAGTAGGGAGAGGGCAGTGGAGTTATGTGGATTAGCCAATGGATTAGGCTTAGACTGCAGTGTGGTGGATATTGGTGGGAATTATGGTAAACCCCACGTTATTATTAACGCCACCCCACTGAGCAGTGAGGAGTATTGGTTACTTAACCTAGGTGAGCTGGGGACTATGCTGCTCCTTGACATGGCTTATAAACCCAATACTGAAACAGACTTAATCAAGAGGGCTAGGGAGCTAGGTATTCAAGTTATTGATGGTGTTGAAATACTGGTTAGGCAAGCCCTGGCTGCTGATAAACTATGGCTAGGTGACTTTAATGAACCAAGTGCTAGTGAAGTAATTAAGTATATTAAGGGTATTAATCCCTCCTGA
- a CDS encoding 3-dehydroquinate synthase, producing the protein MRSFTYRSRCSGEVRVLVNYPHADELSKLLDKYTSCMIITPSSVSSLVNFSKCPRIIIKDGEEGKGIETVLNIIKQSMDNSLDRSGVMIGIGGGSTLDVTGFAAAVYMRGVDYVNVPTTTLAMVDAALGGKTGVNAAGLKNIIGVVKQPSEIIVDLAFIKSLPASNYLDGFAEVLKYGVTMDKGLFDKLSSNVDKVMNRDEGLLEDLIYGSLVNKAHVVEADEYDTLGIRIVLNYGHTIGHALESASGFSISHGKAVGLGMICESTIGVKLGYTNPDIPGYLTESLSELNLIQSIKVNADSALRAITGDKKRNGGFLNLPIVTELGDWVKVRVKVDEYLRLVKESCMYLA; encoded by the coding sequence ATGAGGAGCTTCACTTATAGGAGTAGGTGTAGTGGTGAGGTAAGGGTTCTGGTTAATTACCCGCATGCCGATGAGTTAAGTAAACTCCTTGATAAGTACACTAGCTGCATGATAATTACACCATCCTCCGTAAGCAGTTTAGTGAATTTCAGTAAATGCCCAAGGATTATTATTAAGGATGGGGAAGAGGGTAAGGGCATTGAAACAGTCTTAAACATTATTAAGCAATCAATGGATAATTCCCTGGATAGGAGCGGGGTTATGATTGGGATTGGGGGTGGAAGCACACTTGATGTAACTGGGTTTGCTGCAGCAGTGTACATGAGGGGTGTGGATTACGTTAATGTACCCACCACTACATTAGCCATGGTTGATGCAGCCCTGGGGGGAAAAACAGGGGTTAATGCCGCTGGTTTAAAGAATATTATTGGTGTAGTGAAGCAGCCCAGTGAAATCATAGTGGATTTAGCCTTCATTAAATCCCTACCAGCCTCAAATTACCTGGATGGTTTCGCTGAGGTTCTTAAGTATGGGGTAACTATGGATAAGGGGTTATTCGATAAGTTAAGCAGTAATGTTGATAAGGTGATGAATAGGGATGAGGGATTACTGGAGGATTTAATCTACGGTTCACTGGTTAATAAGGCTCATGTGGTTGAGGCTGATGAGTACGATACCCTAGGTATAAGAATAGTGCTTAACTATGGGCATACTATTGGACACGCATTAGAGTCAGCGTCAGGATTCAGCATCAGTCACGGTAAAGCAGTGGGGTTAGGCATGATTTGTGAATCAACCATTGGGGTTAAATTAGGTTACACGAACCCAGATATACCCGGTTACTTAACTGAATCACTAAGTGAACTTAACTTGATTCAAAGCATTAAGGTTAACGCTGATTCCGCATTAAGAGCCATTACCGGTGATAAGAAGAGAAACGGTGGCTTCCTTAACTTACCCATTGTTACTGAATTAGGTGATTGGGTTAAGGTTAGGGTTAAGGTTGATGAGTACCTTAGGCTGGTGAAGGAGTCATGCATGTATTTGGCTTAA
- the aroF gene encoding 3-deoxy-7-phosphoheptulonate synthase has protein sequence MIIRVTPGKINEVASALDKAKVRFREVKLLGEELIVTWPEDPVDEGAIRVIDPGAVLVNVKAKYQLASKQWRQRSIVDVSGVKIGGDDLVVAAGPCAVESYEQVKETAEAVKGAGARLLRGGAFKPRTSPYSFQGLGVDGLKILRRVSDEVGLPVVSEVMDTRMVEVVASYVDMIQIGARNAQNFDLLKEAGKTGKPILLKRGMGNTVEEWLQAAEYIMLEGNGNVVLCERGIRTFENATRFTLDLGAVVAAKKLTHLPICVDPSHPAGKREYVIPLALAAVAAGADMIIVEVHPRPWEALSDSEQQLTFDMFNELMSKAKAVAQAIGRGI, from the coding sequence GTGATAATAAGGGTAACGCCAGGTAAGATTAATGAAGTTGCATCAGCTCTAGATAAGGCTAAGGTAAGGTTCAGGGAGGTTAAGCTGCTTGGTGAGGAGTTAATAGTGACTTGGCCTGAAGACCCTGTTGATGAGGGAGCCATTAGAGTGATTGACCCTGGGGCAGTACTAGTTAACGTTAAGGCCAAGTACCAGTTAGCCAGTAAGCAATGGAGGCAGAGGAGCATTGTGGATGTTTCAGGGGTTAAGATAGGGGGTGATGATTTAGTGGTTGCAGCTGGGCCATGTGCAGTGGAGAGTTATGAGCAGGTTAAGGAGACTGCCGAGGCAGTTAAGGGGGCTGGAGCAAGACTACTGAGGGGTGGGGCGTTTAAACCTAGGACAAGTCCCTACAGTTTCCAGGGACTTGGAGTAGATGGCTTAAAGATACTGAGGCGAGTCTCAGATGAGGTTGGTTTACCCGTAGTCTCTGAGGTTATGGATACTAGGATGGTTGAGGTGGTGGCCAGTTACGTTGACATGATTCAGATAGGGGCTAGGAATGCCCAGAATTTTGACCTACTTAAAGAGGCTGGTAAGACTGGGAAACCAATACTACTCAAGAGGGGTATGGGAAACACGGTTGAGGAGTGGCTTCAGGCAGCGGAATACATCATGCTTGAGGGTAATGGTAACGTAGTGCTTTGTGAAAGAGGGATAAGGACCTTTGAGAACGCCACGAGATTCACGCTGGACTTAGGTGCAGTGGTGGCGGCTAAGAAATTAACCCACTTACCAATATGCGTGGATCCATCACACCCAGCCGGTAAGAGGGAGTACGTTATTCCACTGGCCTTAGCCGCAGTGGCAGCTGGGGCAGATATGATTATTGTTGAGGTTCACCCAAGGCCGTGGGAGGCTTTATCAGACTCCGAGCAGCAATTAACCTTCGATATGTTTAATGAATTAATGAGTAAGGCTAAGGCAGTAGCCCAGGCAATAGGTAGGGGTATATGA
- a CDS encoding chorismate mutase, whose protein sequence is MLWQLRKSIDEVDDEIIKLLARRLTIAETIGDVKRKLNLPPVDHERESEVIDRWVSGLVEAGLDELTARSIAELVIKASTKRQIRNWFNVKVTIVGSGRLGKTLKRALSQVTPTTLISMRDELPDSDIVILATRPTEDSINYIKRNSESIRGRVLMDSFSVKSRLFNIIEDESREVGFKYLSIHPLFGSLTDTWGEVVVLIPSLTSRDSLPMATQIFEAAGLRTVVLSDPDTHDKVMAYIQVAHHLMLLALYTMLKDAGKVGGIDANLLMTHSLRLTMKAIERTLEQLDVVEEIQEMNPYASEVRDKITKYINIVNSAAAEGKLSELIGGDLK, encoded by the coding sequence ATGCTGTGGCAGTTGAGGAAGAGTATTGATGAGGTTGATGATGAAATAATTAAGTTACTCGCCAGGAGGCTAACCATAGCCGAAACCATAGGTGATGTTAAGAGGAAGCTTAATCTACCACCCGTGGATCATGAGAGGGAGAGTGAAGTTATTGATAGATGGGTCAGTGGCTTAGTTGAGGCTGGTTTAGATGAATTAACAGCCAGAAGCATTGCTGAGCTAGTGATAAAGGCATCCACCAAGAGGCAGATTAGGAATTGGTTTAACGTTAAAGTCACTATAGTGGGTTCAGGGAGATTAGGTAAGACGCTTAAGAGGGCTTTAAGCCAAGTCACTCCAACAACCTTAATTAGCATGAGGGATGAATTACCTGACTCAGACATAGTAATACTTGCCACAAGACCCACTGAGGACTCCATTAACTACATTAAGAGGAATAGTGAGAGCATAAGGGGTAGGGTGCTCATGGATTCCTTCTCGGTTAAGTCAAGGTTATTCAACATCATTGAGGATGAGTCAAGGGAAGTAGGCTTCAAGTACCTGAGCATACACCCATTGTTCGGTAGCCTAACGGATACTTGGGGTGAAGTAGTAGTCCTAATACCATCATTAACAAGTAGGGATTCACTACCAATGGCTACTCAGATATTTGAGGCAGCAGGCTTAAGAACAGTGGTGTTAAGTGATCCTGATACTCATGATAAGGTAATGGCTTACATACAGGTTGCCCACCATTTAATGCTACTAGCCCTCTATACCATGCTTAAGGATGCTGGTAAAGTAGGTGGGATTGATGCAAACCTACTTATGACCCACAGCTTGAGGTTAACCATGAAGGCTATTGAAAGAACCCTGGAGCAGCTTGATGTTGTTGAGGAGATTCAGGAAATGAATCCATACGCCAGTGAAGTTAGGGATAAGATTACCAAGTACATTAACATTGTTAATTCAGCAGCAGCTGAAGGTAAATTAAGTGAGTTAATTGGAGGTGACTTAAAGTGA
- a CDS encoding transketolase C-terminal domain-containing protein, whose amino-acid sequence MVKEAKVNLVNRVKEISNKARSILVGLSLIDPHIHLGSSLSSIDIIATLYLMTNVRDNDPLRRDYVILSKGHAAPALYVVLSELGLVNREELMMINEPWSPLQGHPEVKLPTVPVSTGSLAQGLSTAVGIARGLMAREASGKVFVIVGDGELDEGQAWEALMDIAESKLSNLFIIIDYNGVQLDGPVRGIKSTLTEALKSLGFTVLECDGHDPEALIDTLIQAHKVNGPKVIVARTIRGKGVSDIEGTSKQRILDDGGEPGFGSMRDAVGRALLEAGERYNDLYVVTADVGGSTRAIWFKEKFPNRYIDVGIAEQHMIGVASGLALTGLRPVAIGFAMFIMRAWEQVRNTVSRMNLNVKIIGTHSGLSDYADGASHQTFEDISLMRTLPNMTIVVPADPNEAGKAVLALMEHQGPAYVRIGRDYGPRVTNGDEFKLGKASVLRDGDDLAIIGAGPVLWDALMAAEELGKMGVSVMVINLSTIKPIDVDTVVKAAKRTGAVLTIEEHSTHGGVGSAVAEVLSQNYPVPIRMIGINGFGRSGRSTRQLMEYIGLTHRRIVNEALTLIKGE is encoded by the coding sequence ATGGTAAAAGAGGCTAAGGTGAACCTGGTTAATAGGGTTAAGGAGATAAGTAATAAGGCCCGTTCAATATTGGTTGGGTTAAGCCTAATAGATCCACATATTCACTTGGGCTCATCCCTATCAAGCATAGATATTATAGCTACACTATACTTAATGACTAATGTACGTGATAATGATCCATTAAGGAGGGATTACGTAATATTATCAAAGGGTCACGCAGCCCCAGCATTATACGTGGTGTTATCGGAATTAGGCCTAGTTAATAGGGAGGAGTTAATGATGATTAATGAACCCTGGAGCCCACTGCAGGGTCACCCTGAGGTTAAGTTACCAACAGTACCAGTATCCACAGGTAGTCTAGCGCAGGGGTTAAGTACAGCCGTGGGTATTGCAAGGGGGTTAATGGCTAGGGAGGCCTCAGGTAAGGTTTTCGTAATAGTGGGTGATGGTGAATTAGATGAGGGGCAGGCCTGGGAGGCGTTAATGGATATTGCTGAATCTAAGTTAAGCAACTTATTCATAATAATTGACTACAATGGTGTTCAATTAGATGGACCAGTGAGGGGTATTAAATCAACGTTAACTGAGGCACTTAAGTCACTGGGATTCACCGTACTGGAGTGTGATGGACATGACCCAGAGGCCTTGATTGATACTCTGATTCAAGCACATAAGGTAAATGGACCCAAGGTTATAGTAGCCAGAACCATTAGGGGGAAGGGGGTTTCCGACATTGAGGGAACCAGTAAACAGAGGATACTGGATGATGGTGGGGAACCTGGCTTCGGATCAATGAGGGATGCTGTCGGCAGGGCTCTCCTTGAGGCGGGTGAAAGGTACAATGACTTATACGTGGTTACAGCTGATGTAGGTGGGTCAACAAGGGCTATTTGGTTTAAGGAGAAGTTCCCCAACAGGTACATTGACGTTGGTATAGCTGAACAACACATGATTGGTGTAGCCAGTGGATTAGCCTTAACAGGCCTTAGACCTGTGGCCATTGGGTTCGCAATGTTCATAATGAGGGCTTGGGAACAGGTTAGGAATACGGTATCTAGGATGAATCTTAACGTTAAGATTATTGGAACCCACTCCGGCTTAAGCGATTACGCTGATGGGGCTTCCCACCAAACCTTCGAGGACATATCACTAATGAGGACTCTACCAAACATGACCATTGTAGTACCCGCCGACCCCAATGAGGCTGGTAAAGCTGTGTTAGCGTTAATGGAGCATCAGGGACCAGCCTACGTCAGGATTGGTAGGGATTACGGACCCAGGGTAACTAATGGTGATGAATTCAAGCTAGGTAAGGCCTCAGTGCTTAGGGATGGGGATGATTTAGCAATTATTGGTGCTGGACCAGTCCTATGGGATGCTTTAATGGCTGCTGAGGAATTAGGTAAAATGGGGGTATCGGTAATGGTCATTAACCTAAGCACGATTAAACCCATTGACGTTGACACTGTGGTTAAGGCAGCTAAGAGAACTGGGGCGGTATTGACTATTGAGGAGCATTCAACACATGGTGGGGTTGGTTCAGCGGTAGCTGAGGTGCTTTCCCAAAATTACCCTGTGCCAATTAGGATGATTGGGATTAATGGGTTTGGTAGGTCAGGTAGATCAACCAGGCAGTTAATGGAGTACATTGGTTTAACACATAGGAGGATTGTTAATGAGGCTCTCACGCTAATTAAGGGTGAGTAA